The region GAAGTGTACCCCCTCTCCCACGCTGTTTGTGGGAGAGGGTGGACGAGCATAAGCGAGGACGGGTGAGGGCCCCAGCGGAGCCGAGGCCGCGCCCCGTACTCCGCACCCTCACCCGTCCATCATCCGCTCACCCAGGGGCGCCAGCGCCGCGCCGATCTCATTGCGGTTCGGCTCCAGCCATGCCGGCAGCTTCAGCTCCGTCCCCAGCGCCTCCTCGTCTACCCCGAAGCCGGGGCCGTCGGTGGCGATCTCCAGCAGCAGCCCGTCCGGCGCGCGGAAGTAGATGCTGTTGAAATAGGTGCGGTCCATCACCGGCGACGGCTGCACGCCCAGCGAGTGCAGGTGGTCCAGCCAGGCCCCCTGCTCGTCATCGTTCCGCGCCCGGAAGGCCACGTGGTGCGTCTGGCCCACGCCGCCGCGCGCGCGCTTGTAGTGC is a window of Longimicrobium sp. DNA encoding:
- a CDS encoding VOC family protein; this translates as ITPDMALQGIHHISGITDSLERAGEFYEAALGLKMIKKTTNRDAPDMLHYFWGSYDGKTVAPHSSWTLFGWPSHYKRARGGVGQTHHVAFRARNDDEQGAWLDHLHSLGVQPSPVMDRTYFNSIYFRAPDGLLLEIATDGPGFGVDEEALGTELKLPAWLEPNRNEIGAALAPLGERMMDG